The following DNA comes from Magnolia sinica isolate HGM2019 chromosome 18, MsV1, whole genome shotgun sequence.
AtggaactctcaccattaaaaaacttcctagggtctactgtaatgtttatctgccatccaacctgttgataaggtcacacagacatgcatgaagggaaaacacaattatcagattgatccaaaactttcgtggcccatcaaaagtttttaatggtcaatcaccacggtttcatgtggtgtagtctacctgagaattttatctgcttcattttggggttcatgtactaaaatgatatgtaaaaacagatgaacggtgtggatataaaacatattcatcaaggtgggtcccataattaCGACTTGAAGGAACCCAGCATGACTTAGTCCGCGCCCCCTAATACACTGCCAAAAGGTCAATGATGGTAAGACACTTACCTAtcgtacaagtaattcaaattaaattttcCAAGTTAGATGGACCAAAAAATACTATTGGCTGACTGTCCGACCATGAGATTACTTGGACGGTTAAAaagtgaaaaatatccaatagtcTTATTTCAGCAAACAAGTGTTGGGGACCATTGGACCCCTGAAATAAACAAGTGTTCGGGACCATTGGACCTCTGattcttgagctttggatatttttcattttacttTTGAATGTACCCCTGAAAACAATCTTACTTTTGAATTATAACTTAGAGAAATCGGCTTTCACAATTTAATTTGaggtacaatttctaagtgcctgcgtatcaagcgtcacaaGCAGCTAGAGTATCTAATAACGCCGCCTAACCATGAACGCCCACAATAATACCAGCAGCCTCCAAGCAGGGACGTGGGACTTTCTCGTGCGAGAGTGGCCCACTTAAAACGGTTGCCCAACTTCCATGTGATGGAGCAGTACAACtacggtgggccacgttcattTTATCTCCAGCGGCTTTTCGTAATCAATAACGTCCACGCAAGTATACTTTCCCCCTTTTCTTCTTCCcgccttttcttttgttttattctCCACCGTTTTTCCATCACCAACGCACGTGATAGAGGCAGGCAGGAATGGATCCGTGACTTGTTAAAACGCCCCTAAGTCGTTGGTAATTTATGGAAAAATGCCGCCTTAACTTCCGGGCACGCGAATTTCCTGCATGCCTACAGACCACGTGTAACAAAGAGCGCTCACGGGTCACCGTGATGTGCGCCTGAAATCTTCTCCGTACAGCATTTGTAAACATTCGAAGTTTTGAATGAGAAtgatatttgggtttttttttttttcatggttggcatcccatcccccctattccctgtgctgtggcccacttggggtttggctttacttttttttttttaattatcatgTTTTATCATGTgaacgatggacggagtggatgcgaCATGCACACatcacatatcacggtgggcccgacgTAGCCTTTCTCTTGGACGCAATTTGGCTAGTGataggtgctctgtgggacccaccatgatttatttgttttatccatgctgtccatccattttttcagatcattttagggatattttctaaaaatgaagggggaataaatctcatgtggaccacaccacctgaaaacagtattgattgaatgtccaccattaaaaacatcctagggtccactgtaatatttatttgaaatccaacctgttgattagatcataaagacctggattaaggggaaaaacaaatatcagcttgatccaaaaatttcttggccccaagaagtttttattggtgggtgtttaatcaacactgtttcctttgatgtgttccacttgagatttggctaTATCTCGTTTTTGCTATCATACAATAAaacgatctggaaaaatggatggaaggcatggatgaaacaaatacatcatggtataGCCCACAGAGACCGAccattagccattggctagtggcagggtcactagccaaaccgcgtcctgcTTGCTTCACGGGCTGCCGTTGGAAATTCCCGTCCTACTAACTGCATCTAAGACGAATGTATGTATGTAGGGCGAGAACTAGGTTGACTCGCGCGACGAGAGATTGAGATACGTgccaaccattcatcaggtggtttTGAAAAATGATGAGCAATGGTCTGCATTCAACATGAACTTCTAGCCCAGAAAATGAGTGGGCTTTCTTTATATGTTTGGAACATTGCATGTTCTCCGTGTTCACACATAACAGATGGCCCAGATCAAGCACCCAAGTATGCTATCGTAGCACATTTGCAGCGAATTGCTTCTTCAATCTTTCTTCACGAGAATGGACCCGGTATTTCACGAATTGAATGACCTACAAAGATAGTGAGTTCCCTTCgggggcggattaggtgttacccggtaaCACCGTAGTGGGTGGTTCTCTTGCTGTGGGgcataccttgatgtatgtgttttatatctccactgtccatccgtttatcCAGTTCATTTTAGCTCATTTTCTAAAAAATGAAttggatccaaatcttaggttgacCACAAAGTAGGTATTGaatctacaccattaaaaacttcgtgggggccttacaagttttgggtcactctggtatttgtattttccattcatcctggCCTGTGCGagcttatcaacaggttcgatggaaattaaacattacggtggacctcgggaagtttttaatggtgggtgttcaatgatcgctttttcctgcggtgtggtgcacttaaagatttgaatctgcttcgttTTCAGGGCcatagcctaaaatgagatggaaaaactgatggacggagtggatatagaacacatatatcaaggtgggcccgttcGTTTCGCCTCCGTAACGACTCGGAATCTGCGCCCACTGGGACCCACACGCTGGGTGCTCCGACAATCTGAACCGTCAACGAAGAAAAGATTATGAGTGGCTCCCATTCAACTCTAAGAATGGTGTGCTAAGATTATCGCTGAAGGGCCACTTGAAGAATAGAAATTTATTTATGGCAGTGACGAGAATATGAACGGTCATCAGACCATCTGAGCATATGGGCCCGAGTGGGATGGTCATAAGCATGCCTTCCCAATTACAGTATAAGTGAAGTGCATATTCGTCAATCCAAACGCTCCCAAATGTCCGGGTTCCACTACGGATGGGACCCAATCCATAATTCATGGCGAGCAGATCATACAAATTCAGATCTGTCCGCCGTCAATCAAACagttaaaatttagaaaaaaggGGTAACCTTTACGGATTCAGGGAGCAAGTTTCGGACGGTCATGACCATCCAATTGATTTGAATTTGGAGTTATGCTCATTAACGGTGGAATCgattatttggacggtttagattgagctATATGATCATGCATGCATAATGTTTGTGCCTACTTATGATCTCCCATACTCTGGCAGATTACGAAATAGTTTCTCTGTCAAATAATGCCTCGTGTTTCCACGTTGAAGGTTGAAGCATGTTGATTTCTCGATGGACGGACGCAGAAAATCACGTATTTAGTAGAAACAATACACGTGGCTGACAATACACGTGGCAGACATCCCATCTAGTAGTTGCTGGAACGCGGATTATGTGAGGcaggggtaacagcttagtgggtgtggccctgaccgtggggcccacttagatgtatgtgttgtatatccacaccgtccatccatttttccagtttatTTTATGGCACCATAgagaaaatgaagctgatcaAAGTCGCAGGagtaccacatcacatgaaaatagtgatgattgaacgcccaccattaaaaacttcctagggcccactgtgatgtttatttgccatccaacctgttgataatgtcacatagacctggatgaaaggaaatcacaaatagcagcttgatccaaaacttttgtggccgaaagaagtttttaatggtgggaattcaatccatattgtgtggcccgcctgagatttggatctgcctccttttgggaccatggtctaaaatgagttggcaaaatggatggacgtcgtggatagaCAACaaatatatcgaggtgggccccacggtcaggactgcacccactaagctgttacgccggtctcacctaatccgcgcctTATTTGTAGGGTCCTGCTGCAATATTACTCTGACCAGCACAATCATAACCGTTGAATCAGGCGATGTTATCTTTTTGgaccttatttttgtttttatgagGTTAGAATGAGGCCACCCACTATAAATCTCTGTAgggcccagcgtgatgtatgCATGACCTCCAATCCGCCCATCATGTGCGCCCATAATTTTTCTAGTGGCGCCTGAAATTATGCtgaccaaaattcaggtgggccacaccaaaaccaTTACAAACCTTCCAATTCATTTGGTAGATTTGGCCAACCAGGATTAATAGacaccccaaaaattaggccattacaatcagataggccacaacacgtgatttagaggttttaggcatgattttgcatggtgtggcccacctgagttttggacggcctgatttttggaccctaAGTAGGCCTTcacctacaaagctttgtagcaGATCCAGCCTCCGTTAGAATTGTCCAATCGCTATGATCTTTTGAACCATTTATATTTCTGGTGGGAGCCACCTGATGAGTAATCTATAACTCTAGATCTGGCACAAATGTGCCGTTCACCATATCCAGATCAAGAACAATGAATTACTCTACTTGGAAGCCTCAGTTAAATGGTCCACATCCACTTGATTAGCAGACCAACTAGgccatgtctatggttggcccGACGGATGAACGGCCGTTCCCACACAAGtgagatcctctctctctctctctctctctctctctctctctctctctctactcggTTTCCCATCAAGGACAGCGAACTAACCCATAGTAAAACAGAAAAAGATATTATACCATTTGAGTGGGGACCAATTCCCACCGTTAGGAACCGTCCAGTCACCCTTACTCATCACACTCCAACGTCCGTTTTTCCGCAGGTAAACCCGTGAAGAGCATGAACCTCCTTTTCTGTTGCTTCCAACGACAAACTACCGTTTAATACcttctctttcttcccttcttttccttttccctcTATAAATTGCACTCTCCCTTCACCAACATTCTTCATTCCCATTCACACCATCCTTTAGTTATAGCAGCTGTTGTAGTAGCATTCATGGATACTACTAAACCCATGTTCCTAATTCAGCTCTTGTTCATATGCTTTTCGATGCTCGGGGCAATTTGCTCTGCGTCCAATCCGAATTACGCTGACGCTCTCGAGAAATCCATTCTCTTCTTCGAGGGCCAACGGTCTGGGAAATTACCTGCCAATCAACGCCTTACGTGGAGGGGCGATTCCGGCTTATCGGATGGTTCCTCTTATCATGTATGAGTGTATATATTGCTATAGTGCAACTATGATGATTGTATGTGTTTGGGTGTACTGCTAAATCATGGTTGGTGGGCCACCCAAATACGTACTTGAAACACAACTTGCATTAAGTAGGCTTCTGTTTTTTCTGCTTTGTCTGCCCCAAAGCTCGATTCATCTGGTTCGCTGAACTGCAGCACTAATAAAAAGGATTCGTGGTTTTGATTGTCGCAGGTGGATCTAGTAGGAGGGTACTATGATGCTGGAGATAATGTGAAGTTCGGCCTGCCTATGGCCTTCACCACAACGATGCTAGCATGGAGTGTCATTGAGTTCGGCAGCTTGATGCCAGGGCAGATTCAAAATGCCAGAGAAGCCGTCCGTTGGAGTGCAGATTATCTGCTCAAGGCGGCCACGGCCACGCCAAACACATTATATGTGCAAGTGAGGAAGCTAGTAAACATGAACTTTGGCAATTTTCTAAATAATATCTTATGATTGAGCAGAAAGTAAATTAAACAAGAATCAAATGTTTTCAAATGGACAGCTATACTGAGGGTTATTACAATTAAAATATCAAGGCCCATAGCCAGGCCCAGGCCTAGGAATTGGGCCCCTTAATTGTAAAGAAAGATCTTCTGAGGATTCAGGTAGACTCGACTCCAAGCATatgatcatttttgggcatgagaacTCAGGCCTCGCCTAGTTCATGGGTTATCATCTAAGCCAGAAGGGCCAGGACAATCCTCGGCCTGGTGGGCCACTTGCAGACCTTATTGAAAGCCAGACCTTGGATCTACGCGACTGCCATCCCACTAATCTAATGAATGTATGCAGTGCATGATCCTTGTTAAGAAGCATCTATCTGTGGTTTTTGTTACAGTGGAATCATCTTCATTTCTTGTAGCTTACTTGCCAGGGTTGCACAATTGGTGTTTCTTTTACTACCTTGGTCCATCCACGGTAGGACCCGCcatatggatggtctggattcaaCTGCCAGTTTGACCATGTGCAGACTGTTGAATCGCAATGAACCATGACAGGGTCATTGCCACGGACCTGAGACCACCTCTTCTTCAAATGCTTTCGCTGCTTTTGGCATATCAATCACTCCAGTCCATACAATCTAGTGGAAATTTCCACAATATCCTCAACGGCTTTGATACCATTCGATGGCATAACCATACATGGCCCGATTCCTACCATTTGATGACACACGTCTGCAAcctgagccattcatcaggcagcATGCACTGGACATGCCCtggaccaaaaataataatagcgGTCCGCTGATTGGGCAGATAAAAGTTTGTATGAGAAGAATGGTCGGCCAGAAAAATGtcaaatggtccaaattcaacacatGAGGCTCGCTTGATGAGCGTAGTAACCTGATTTTTGGCATTTGTCATTTTCATAGTGGTCACTgccaatgaatggcccagatcactGATATGGAGTGCCACTCCCAGGGCCACGTTTTATCAAAACCATTCATTcaatacataaatacatacaagCATCTGAACTTACCAGCTAAAATCAAGAATATAAAGAAACGTGAGTACATGCTTGCACTCAGTTCAGACTGCAACCGAAGATTGGATGCCAACACCGTGATCTCGACGCTAGAGAAAAGGAGTGGATTCGCAGCCCAACTGCTGATATATCACACTTGCATTTTACTCTGGACCCTTCTTACATAATCTGAAGTGTTTTTTGGTTTGGATGTGAGCGATGCAGGTGGGAGATCCAAACATGGATCACCGGTGCTGGGAGCGGCCCGAAGACATGGACACACCTCGCAATGTTTACAAGGTGTCCACGCAAAACccaggttctgatgttgcagctGAGACAGCTGCTGCATTGGCCGCAGCTTCCATCGTGTTTAAAGACTCCGACCCTTCTTACTCTGCCAAATTACTTCAAACTGCAATGAAAGTAATACTCCCACACCTGCATGGAAATTGTTTCTGAATTGAGTAGTTTTCAGGTTTATAATCCAGCCAATCTTGAAATGCAGGTCTTTGATTTCGCTGACCACTACAGGGGAGCTTACAGTGATTCTCTTAGCTCCGCGGTGTGCCCATTTTACTGCTCTTACTCTGGATATCATGTAAGAGGCAGTGTCTCGGCTTTGGTTTTCGAAGTAATCTTTGAGCTGAGAATATGCATGGTACCCTTGATCTTCAGTTTGTACAAGCAGGGCCAATCTATCAGTGATGGAGACCATGGGAATGATGGGCCCCAGTGTTTGGACCACGAACCCACAATCCAAACTCTTTGACTGGTGGCTGGCCTGCGGATAGAATTGAATAAGTAACCTTCAACTTCCGTTCCCCATTTTtttggagtgaggtacaccataCATCCAGTCCCCGTCATATCAGTGGTCCAGATAACTGAACCAAAGGCCCTgattgtacaaactgaaaagctAAGAATACTATGCATATCCATGGGCCAAGAATCATATAATTCATCAGTTTAAATTATATCTTGTGATCTGGAACTGTAATTCAGGACGAGCTTCTATGGGGCGCATCATGGCTTCATCGGGCGTCACAAGACAGTTCATACTTGGCGTACATTCAATCCAACGGTCACACGATGGGTGCAGATGAAGATGATTACTCTTTCAGCTGGGATGACAAGCGAGTTGGAACCAAAGTTCTTCTTTCCAAGGTTTTTTCCCCCCCTCCAGCTTAGTTCTTTTATATGAGCGAATCCGGGCTCATGATTTTAGCTTTCTGGGCCTTCTCCACAGAGCTTCTTGCAGAACAGAGTCGAGGAACTGCAGCTATATAAAATACACGCGGATAACTACATTTGCTCCCTGATCCCTGGAACATCGAGTTTCCAGGCCCAATACACACCAGGTCCATCCCACCTCTGATCACCAATTTCTTTTTAAATATCCCTGACTTCTAATCAACATTTCTGATGAACGGTTTAACTGCCATCCATCATACAGGGGGACTTTTCTATAAAGCAAGTGAGAGCAATCTGCAGTACGTGACATCCACGGCCTTTCTCCTCCTGACATACGCTAATTATCTGACATCTTATGGAGGCCATGCCTCTTGCGGGACCgcaactgtcacaccccaaaaccTCATTTCACTGGCTAAAAAGCAGGTAGCTCTAATAACTAGGGCTGTGTTTTGGATGGAATGCTCAATTGCATTGAATTGCACGAATTCAATCCAAAAAGTAGTAAATGACCACAGTTGGGGTAGCCATTTGTAAAGACAGACTTGCCCCAAATCACAGTAACTATCATTTCAAGTACACAGAATTCCAATGAACACCCCACCTTGGTCATTTCCTCTataatgaaatgaatgaattgCAATACAGTTCAATCTGACACCCAAACACACCTTAAATTAACATTACAGCAATTTCTTCTTCAGACATTAACCAAATTATCCAATGGCTTCAATACCAGGTTGACTACATATTAGGTCAGAATCCGGCGAAGATGTCATACATGGTGGGATTCGGAGAGAGGTATCCACAGCATGTCCATCATAGAGGCTCCTCACTGCCATCTGTACACTCGCACCCAAGTTCCATTCCCTGCAATGCCGGATTCCAGTACCTGTACTCAGGTTCCCCCAACCCAAACATCCTGGTTGGCGCAGTAGTGGGTGGTCCAGATAATAGAGATAGTTTCAACGATGACCGGAACAATTATCAGCAAGCGGAACCAGCCACTTACATCAATGCACCGTTTGTTGGTGCTCTCGCGTTCTTTGCAGCAAACTCAGTAGCGAACTGAACATAACGTTGCCCTTTCTAAATGAAACCTGTTCCATGTAATCTTTAGTATCGGAGAAGTGGGTTTGAAAAAGTGTAACGCCCCTCTCCATATATAAAAGCTTTTGCTCTCTTTTTCAACCGTTCAACTTGATCAAGGATACTACTACTTCTCTCATGGTAGGCCTTGCATCATAAGCCAGCTGAGTGCATGATAGTGCCAATCTGAGTAGTTCCAATGCTTTTGATTTCTCGTCTTCCATCCAAAACAAAATCTCATCATCCAGGAAATGAAAAGGAGAGCATCCATCAGTCCTCTGCAGATTCTTATTCATCCAGGTTACGATGTCGAGGCCATCCTCGAAGCTTGGGTCCACTGGCACTTTTCTGCAAAGGAGTTCTAGTAAAATAACTCCGTAGCTGTATACATCGCATTTCTCAGTCAACCGGGTGGAATATCCGTGTTCTAAA
Coding sequences within:
- the LOC131232601 gene encoding endoglucanase 1, with product MDTTKPMFLIQLLFICFSMLGAICSASNPNYADALEKSILFFEGQRSGKLPANQRLTWRGDSGLSDGSSYHVDLVGGYYDAGDNVKFGLPMAFTTTMLAWSVIEFGSLMPGQIQNAREAVRWSADYLLKAATATPNTLYVQVGDPNMDHRCWERPEDMDTPRNVYKVSTQNPGSDVAAETAAALAAASIVFKDSDPSYSAKLLQTAMKVFDFADHYRGAYSDSLSSAVCPFYCSYSGYHDELLWGASWLHRASQDSSYLAYIQSNGHTMGADEDDYSFSWDDKRVGTKVLLSKSFLQNRVEELQLYKIHADNYICSLIPGTSSFQAQYTPGGLFYKASESNLQYVTSTAFLLLTYANYLTSYGGHASCGTATVTPQNLISLAKKQVDYILGQNPAKMSYMVGFGERYPQHVHHRGSSLPSVHSHPSSIPCNAGFQYLYSGSPNPNILVGAVVGGPDNRDSFNDDRNNYQQAEPATYINAPFVGALAFFAANSVAN